AGTCTTGAGTCTTGAGTCTTGAGTCTTGAGTCTTGAGTCTTGAGTCTTGAGTCTTCAGTTCTCAGTTCTCAGTTTTCAGCTTTCGGTCTCTAGGCTGTAGTCTGATGATGGGTCCGAGTTTGTTTAAGACTCAAGACTCAAACAGTCCACGGCTTCATCTCTCCCAACTCATTCCCCTTTTCGTCGATCCTCATCGAGCCGAGCTTGAGCATCGGGACTGGGACTGGCGGAATGGCAGTACAGAGGACTTGGGCTCGGAGGTTGATGAAGTCGACTGAGCGGAGGAAGCCGTAGCCGAAGTCATCGCCGGAAAGTTTCGCGAACGAGCATAGGACGCCCTCGTAGACTCCTGGCGATACAAAGTGGGCGCGAGCGCAGCCGGTGACGTCGAGTGCGGTGCTAATGACATCATCGCTGAACTCTTCGTCGGTGACGAGGTAAAGCGTGGTTCCGGATACTTCGACGTAGGCTCCATCGAGCCCGAGCTTGGTCTTTCTGGCTTCTCCGATAGGGTTTCCCGCGCCAAGGCGTGAACCGCTTAACACTGTCTCAGAAAGATCAACCGAGTGCTCCTCGCACTTCTCGATCATGCTCAGCCATTGAGCCTTTCTTTGGGCAGCCTGAACGGTTGAAGGAAGAGACTTTTCGAGATCGACTTCTTCGAACGAGCCGGAGAGACGTCCACTGAATCCAGCGTTGACCAGCAGGCGATCGGGCTTGATGAGTTGCAGTAGAAGTTGAGTTGTCTGGCGGAGAACTGGCGTGACCCGGTACGGGTAGAGCTGAATTACAAGGTTGGGAGTCGCGATCTCCATTGCCTCGACTAACGCCGCGACGACCAGGTGGGGAGCTTTCTGAGGATCGAGAGAGCCGTAGAATCCGTCGAAAACGGGCTTCTCGCCGCGCAGCAATCTGATTCTTGAAGCTGGCCCGTAGCTCGCGTCCGACGGATCAAGCACAAGGAGGTCAGCGTTTCCTCGATGTTGTTTGAGCCATTCGCGCCAAGAAGAGCCGCTTTCGGCAAGAAGAACGGTTCGACCCATGCGCTAAGTTTAGCTTGTCGGAACGTTATTACAGTTTGGAAGGGTACAACCTAGCGTGATGAATATTGAACTTCTGAAAGAACTCGTTGAAGGCCACGGCGTCCCCGGCCAGGAAGACCAAATTCGGGCGATTGTCGCTCGCGAGTTACGCGGAATCTGTGAACTCAGCACGGATGCGATGGGCAACCTCATCGCAGTTAAAAAGGGCTCGGGAAGTGGTAAGAAGCTGATGCTCGCCGCCCACATGGACGAGATCGGGTTCATTGTTAAGTTTATCGACAAGGACGGATTCATTCGTCTACAGCCGCTCGGAGGATTCGATCCGAGGCAGCTGAACTCGCAACGAGTCATTGTTCACGCCGAGGGTGGTGCTCTGAATGGAGTTTTGATGTACGGCACAAAGCCGAAGCACATGCTGACCGATGCCGAAGCAAATGCGGGGCAAAACCTGGACTCCTTCTTCGTGGACTGCGGTTTGGGCGAGGCGACGAAGGACTCGGTGAAGATCGGAGATATGGTGACCATGTCTCGACAGATGATCTCACTTGGAGAGAATCTGAGCTGTAAGGCGATGGATGATCGCGTTTGTGTCTTCATCATGATCGAGGCGCTCAAGGCGGCGAAGTCGCACGATTGGGATATCTACGCGGTGGCGACAGTCCAGGAAGAGATTGGGCTTCGCGGGGCTTCGGCGGCGGGATCGGGGCTCGTTCCCGACGTGGTCGTCGCCTTGGACGTCACCCTGGCGAATGACATTCCGGGTGTTCCTGAGCAGGATCATGTGACCAAGCTCGGCGGGGGAGCCGCGATCAAGATCATGGATGGCTCGCTGATTTGTCATCCGAAAGTGGTCGAGCATTTCCGCCAACTCGCAATCCGCAACGAGATTCCTCACCAAATGGAAGTTCTTCCTCGGGGCGGAACTGACGCGGGTGGGATCCAGAGGCTGAATGGTGGCGTCCCGGCGTTTACGTTGTCAACTCCAACTCGGTACATTCACACGGTCAACGAGACCGTAGCCAAGAGCGACGTCCAAGCGTGTATCGACATTTTGGCGCGCTACATCGAAGATGTACACAATGGCGATTACGTCTATGGGATCTGACCCAACTCCAAAGCGGGTTCGCACGGCGAACCCGCTGGAAAAGACTTGCCTTGCTCATCTAGATCACGAAGAAAACTGGAAAATCCTTCGACATGAAAGGCCGCCAGAGAGCACAATTCTTGGCTGGAAGCCGTTTATCCCGATTCTCCGAATCAACTTCATTCTGTTCGCAGTGGTTCTGTCAATCGCCTTTGTTGCTATTGAACTTGGATCCGGTTCCGCTAGGGCGGATCTTCTTTCGGATGCCCCTTACGCCGCAACCATTATTGTTGTTATCGCCGGAGGTATGGGGTCCTACGTCATGTCGCTCTATCGCACGGCTTGGAATCGACGGGCTAAACTCTGGGAGTGATCAACGAAGCTCGGCTCGTTCAGCTCTTTCTCGACCTTTGCAACATCAACTCGCCGTCGCGACAGGAGCAGGAGGTTGTTGCGTGGACGAAGGAGTTTCTCACCAAACACGGATTGAGTTGTGAGGAGGACAACGCCGGAGAGATCATCGGCGGCAACGCAAACAACCTGATCGTTCATGTGCCAGGCACCCGCCAAGGCGCGCCAAGAATCTTTCTCAGTGCTCATTTCGATACCGTTGAACAGACACCCGGCCTGGTGATCGAGGAAGTCGTGGGTGTTTTTCGATCCGCCAGCGATACCATCCTTGGAGCGGACGACAAAGGCGGGATGGCACCCGCCATCGAAGCCGTTCTCTCCCTTCGGGAAAGCGGCGAAGGCCACGGCGACATCTATCTTCTCCTGAGCGTTGCCGAGGAAATCGGGCTTCTTGGAGCGGCTGCGCTCGCAATCGAAGATTTAAACCTTGATTACGGCTTTGTCCTGGACACTGGCCCTCCAGTTGGAACGTATGTCACGCGAACGGCAAACCACGACAAGATGGACATCGTCATTACCGGCAAGCCAGCTCATGCAGGCAAGGACCCTGAGAAGGGAATCAACGCGATCCAAGTCGCCGCCGACG
The DNA window shown above is from Armatimonadota bacterium and carries:
- a CDS encoding M42 family metallopeptidase produces the protein MNIELLKELVEGHGVPGQEDQIRAIVARELRGICELSTDAMGNLIAVKKGSGSGKKLMLAAHMDEIGFIVKFIDKDGFIRLQPLGGFDPRQLNSQRVIVHAEGGALNGVLMYGTKPKHMLTDAEANAGQNLDSFFVDCGLGEATKDSVKIGDMVTMSRQMISLGENLSCKAMDDRVCVFIMIEALKAAKSHDWDIYAVATVQEEIGLRGASAAGSGLVPDVVVALDVTLANDIPGVPEQDHVTKLGGGAAIKIMDGSLICHPKVVEHFRQLAIRNEIPHQMEVLPRGGTDAGGIQRLNGGVPAFTLSTPTRYIHTVNETVAKSDVQACIDILARYIEDVHNGDYVYGI
- a CDS encoding M20/M25/M40 family metallo-hydrolase; this encodes MINEARLVQLFLDLCNINSPSRQEQEVVAWTKEFLTKHGLSCEEDNAGEIIGGNANNLIVHVPGTRQGAPRIFLSAHFDTVEQTPGLVIEEVVGVFRSASDTILGADDKGGMAPAIEAVLSLRESGEGHGDIYLLLSVAEEIGLLGAAALAIEDLNLDYGFVLDTGPPVGTYVTRTANHDKMDIVITGKPAHAGKDPEKGINAIQVAADAIATMTLGRIDAETTANIGIITGGTGTNVVCPEVTIKAEARSTNVETLDSQIAHMKECFQIAAEKWGAEVRFDYKRHYHAYTIDPESEVIRVGQEASRNLGLDSSLRTTLGGSDANIYNAKGVPTIVMATGMEKIHTHDEFISREDLIKTAELALEVLRVAAKTPTKTH